The following nucleotide sequence is from Mus caroli chromosome 6 unlocalized genomic scaffold, CAROLI_EIJ_v1.1 6_unlocalized, whole genome shotgun sequence.
taatcaagaaaataaataaaatacttcaagCCTTAGGTCCTGGAATATATCTGGGTGCAGAGACAGCCCTGCTGTACCTCAACACTGTAAGCACACACCACAATCCAGCAAATGTTCACTGTTGCTGTTCCCGATGACTGTTTTGAAACACAATGTGCTGAGCATCCTTAATGTATGCTTTCTTTCTATCACTAGAAAAGGAGGAATGGGGGCTTCaatggcagcagcagcaaacaagaaaagcaagagagcaagagaaggtaTTTCTGCAGgattgggtttttaaaaagaagcatagTGGAAGAGGAATGTGTGTTAGGATGAGTTGGCAAATCCTGATTGGACGTGTTAGGCAAATAATTGTGATTGATATTTTCCTCAGGAATGAGacagtggccaaataagggaatagaccttgtgAGCTAGCTTTCAAAATGCAACATTTTTAGCAAGGGAGATCAAAAGTGGTAAAaggacaaaaattataaaaatatttaccatGTTCAGGCTTGGGCTTGTCATGCTTGGGCTTGCTAGAGACCCTTCATTcccatctttttgttttattattgggTCGTTGTGTGTTAGGCAAGTGGGCATCCTTTTCCCTGTGTGATTCCTGCTGATGCTGGAGACATCATTGTTAGGGTACCCCCAAAAACTGGAatattggtcaattttggaaggGCAGACTGGGACATTCAATGTCCAGGTTCTGTGAAACTGCCTGAGACTAGGGAAGTGTAGTTTGTGAAGCTGGACCAGGACATAAATTCAGAGGAAACAGTTGCAACTGGGGTTGAAGTTTCTGGAGCAGTCTGTAACTAATTTATAATCTGTTAAAGAGGGAATAGGGACAAAGATAGTCTTAAGGAGTTTAGGGGAAAATTATCTTACATTGCACAGTTGAACTTTTATTCTCTTGGTACCAGTAGTGGGCAGACAGAAGTCTCAAGACCAGGGCAGGGGGTGAAAATCCCACCATAGGGATACTCAGGTGGGGAAACTAAGGTTGTTGGTAGATAGAAGTACTTATGTGGGTGGGGTTAGATTTAAGTTGATTTCCTGAAGCTTATAAAAAATTATAGGTTTATGAAAGGAGTTAAAAGTGTTAAAAAGTTAACATTATATTTGTTTGTTATCTGTATTGAAATTCACATTGCGGAAGGTTTATGTTTTTGAGTCAGTAAAAGTCTGGGGTCCCAAACAATAGcatggagagaagggaagaaatcagaaacaagtTTTATTCATCTTGACTCACTTTCTCTGACCCCAAATCCTCAtaacattttttaagtttttctttttaaaaaatatttcttaggtatttatttatttatttatttattattttatttacttctgtcAAAAATATTGCCCCCCTTTCTGGCCCCCCTCACCGAGTTCTTCCCCTActgttcttctctcctctttgcctctgagagggtgctccctcccTGAGTATTGCCCCACCCTGGGCATCatgtttctacaggattagggaCATCATCTCTcattgaggtcagacaaggcagccctctgctccATATGTGCAGGGCCTCTCAGTCtcagggagctcccagggatccaggttagttgacactgttgtcttcctgtggggttgccatccccttcagtttcttcaatccttcctctaactctccCCTAGGGGTCCCCAACCCCTGTCCAAAGCTTAGCTAtgagtatctgtctctgtctcagtcagctgacgatagagcttctcagaggatgaccatactaggctcctgtctgcaagcacaacccAGCATAGTctcagggattggtgcctgcccCTGGGAGAGATCCCAAGTTGGATCTGTGACTAGTCagcattccttcaatctctgctccatttttttccttgaatttctttcagacaggaacaattctgagtgaaaacttttataggtgagttgatgTCCCTCCACTGTGGGTTCTGTTGGACTACTAGaaatggtctcttcaggttccatacccCCTATTGGGCATTTCGGCTAAGGTCACCTACATTGAGTCTTGGGagcctcccaggtctctgagactttctaggtATTTCCTCTATGCcctgcagctgcatatttccattcaaacTCCTGGTCTTCTGGGCCTTTCTCCTATCTCACTGAATACCAGATCttgccctcttcttccccttcttctccccctccgaCCAAAGTATCTCTCTCCCACTGTGTCCCATGActaatttgttcccccttctgagtggAATTTAATCATCCTCACTTACTTTCCTTCTTGATTaactttgttgggtctttggacTATCaagggtattctgtactttttggctaatatttgcttatcaatgagtacataacATATATGTCCTTtcgggtctgggttacctcacccaggaagatattttctagttagaTCCATTTACCAACAACATTCATGATGtcctagtttttaatagctgaatagtattccattgtgtaaattaatcacgttttctgtatccattcttcaggtgagggacacatgggttgcttccagtttctggctattatgaataagactACTATGAACATGGTAAAGTATGTTTCTTTGTGATATGGTAGAccatttttgggtatatgcccaagagtggttatagctgagtcttcaggtccAAGtacttctaattttctgagaaacctccagattgattttcagactggtgtacaagtttgcaatcatACCtgcagtgaaggagtgttccttttctccacatcctcaccagcatgtgctttcacttgagtttttgatcttggtataagatggaatctcagggttgttttgctttgtttttctgtaatgactaaggactttgaactcttctttaggtgcttttgtGCCATTTGAAAGTCCTcctttagccgggcatggtggtgcacacctttaatcccagcactcgggaggcagaggcaggcagatttctgagttcgaggccagcctggtctacaaagtgagctccaggacagccagggctataaagagaaaccctgtctcaaaaaaacaaaaacaaaaaacaaaaaaaccaaaaaaacaaaaaaagaaagtcctcctttgagaattctgtttaggtatgtaccccattttaatgggttatttagggtattttgtattgtttgggttttgtttttgtttttttgttttggtttttggtattttttttctttggagTCTcacttcttgagtcctttataaattttggatattaaccatctgtcagatgtggggttggtgaagatcctttcccaacatctaggctgctattttgtcctattgactatgtcctgtTGTGTCTGTCCAGCAGATCTCAGCCTGAgttttagcctggaaaggcattttggaaacctggaagagaagaggggctaggcggcaagagaaagaaatgcagctaagacaggcattctgatcaaagctcNNNNNNNNNNNNNNNNNNNNNNNNNNNNNNNNNNNNNNNNNNNNNNNNNNNNNNNNNNNNNNNNNNNNNNNNNNNNNNNNNNNNNNNNNNNNNNNNNNNNNNNNNNNNNNNNNNNNNNNNNNNNNNNNNNNNNNNNNNNNNNNNNNNNNNNNNNNNNNNNNNNNNNNNNNNNNNNNNNNNNNNNNNNNNNNNNNNNNNNNNNNNNNNNNNNNNNNNNNNNNNNNNNNNNNNNNNNNNNNNNNNNNNNNNNNNNNNNNNNNNNNNNNNNNNNNNNNNNNNNNNNNNNNNNNNNNNNNNNNNNNNNNNNNNNNNNNNNNNNNNNNNNNNNNNNNNNNNNNNNNNNNNNNNNNNNNNNNNNNNNNNNNNNNNNNNNNNNNNNNNNNNNNNNNNNNNNNNNNNNNNNNNNNNNNNNNNNNNNNNNNNNNNNNNNNNNNNNNNNNNNNNNNNNNNNNNNNNNNNNNNNNNNNNNNNNNNNNNNNNNNNNNNNNNNNNNNNNNNNNNNNNNNNNNNNNNNNNNNNNNNNNNNNNNNNNNNNNNNNNNNNNNNNNNNNNNNNNNNNNNNNNNNNNNNNNNNNNNNNNNNNNNNNNNNNNNNNNNNNNNNNNNNNNNNNNNNNNNNNNNNNNNNNNNNNNNNNNNNNNNNNNNggtctccaacctctctcccccctattaattaagtttaataaggcaacgcttaactgaggtgaccaaatgattttctcatccgtagatgagtgggcttttaaccttggcttgggtggacattgactCGATTTCTCTCGTGGGTGCTATCACGACCCACACctatggctcttggtatcttttggggaggtgaggcagagccttagatatttttggtttttagctgTAATTAGATACCAACCTCTATTTTAAATTGGGTATAACCCACAGgaaactcagaaatggtcaagctggaccttccctTGTAATAGTTCTCTGCACCAAGCGATACCCATACTGTATTTGTATGATCATGAAccagtatgcacaattctgagtactgtgcagctcctaaaggagaattgtcaacctcagatttagcaatgCCTaggcaagaattatgtcattagtaacaccacgatttatggctaaaataggagctggaagtcgttcctcctcatctctgttattcccatagcctgaggaactaaggacactttgcagtaacagcaagggtgaaaagcNagaggccagctaagggactaagaccgtctatcaaaataaaatctaatctcttttaatatttgaaaattctaGCCTTCTAGGTAAACCTAAATTTTAAATCAGGCCGAAGGCCATGTGCTAGAATGTCCTGGGAATGAAAATAGCAGTTGCCACCTGTGTGCTCTAGGGGGCGGGGATGCACATCCGCTGGTCCAGCTGGAGAATGTTGAttaacctgcttgaaaaacaaaatctagacAGTGAGAAAGTAGGAAAGCAGATATTCTTTTGGGGAAGTCAGGTACTTTATTCAATTGCAAATAGTAAAGCTGAGGTTAATCTCCAGCCTCCTGTCGGTAGCAGGCTCAGAGAGTAGCAGGAAAACAGCTGTTCTGGGAGCTTCCATTCCCAGCTGAATTCTAAGCAcaagaggaattttagtctttAGAATGATACTTACGAAAAGAGTCAGAATCTGTGTTTATCTGACGAATTAATCTCTCTGGCAGCCACCGTGCTCCATCTTCATTTCGTGAAAAAACACAAACCGAGCCCTTTCCCCAAATTAGAACCGGATCTGGACCCTTCTATTCGTTAGTCAGGgggtccttccattttaccaatgcataagaattagaagtaactggatgccaatggcgatctgctgcagactgacctttaatatcagtttgcaaaaaatttccTCGAGAACATTGCTTGCGCGTGGGTTTCCTGTGAGATCTCGCAGGAAGGCCTGATGTCTGTGCAAAGACGGACATATCTCGCCAAATCTGTCTGTCCCTTATGCGGTTGAATCGCAGCTTGGCACATTGTGTTAGCATTTTCGTAAGCCAATTGCATAACGATAGAACTTTCCGTGTCCGAACTTCCAAGGATTATACTAGCTGAAATCAATAGCCTGTCTACAAAGTCCTGATATGGTTCATCAGAACTCTGCCGAATGCTAGCAAAACTTTCACAATATTTCCTTTGACTGGCAACCGTCTCCAAGTATGGCGTGCGGCTGTCATAATTTGTGCATGCACTGTAATGGGAAAATCAATCTGATTTGTCTGTCTCTCATATGGACCCTCTCCTAAAAGCATGTTGCTATCCCAGTTTGAATTACCAGCCTGAGCATTAGAAGcagcagttttcttactggcaTCTCGCCATTtagaatcccaaagcaaaaaatctcctcctgacagggTAGCCTTAGAAAGAGTCTTCCAATCTAAgggggttaagtgtgactccacaACTGTGTCCAGTAATGCTTGAGTGAATGGGGCTGAAGGGCCATATTGCATAACAGCCGCCTTTAACtcttttatcaacttgaaatctAAAGTCTGGTAACGTCTGGCCCTAGTATCTTGCTGATCAACTACCTCAACCACAGGAAAGGCTAGCGTATTAGACATATTTTGTCCTTTCCCACAAGCCTAACTCACAGTTCTTTCTAGTGGCACCTGGTGAACTATAGAAGAGTTACTCTTCTCCGCTTCTGACATCTTTTTTAGTTCCCAAAGCTCATTAGTCAGCCTCTGAAgcttaatttcaaactctaacTTGTTTAGTCGTGTGTCCCTATGAGTAGCACCTCCTGAAGTGGGGACTATAGGTGGAACGGGAGATTCACAAGAGAACCAGTTCTCATTAAAATAATGGGCAGCTCCTCTATCTGAgtaatttttgttaaaaatcagtTTATCATCCGAGTTTCCACATCTATCAATTTTTGAGTTAAGAAGATCTTTTTCTGAGGAGGCCCTCTCTGATAGGCACTCCTCTTGAGATACCACAAGCTCCACCTGGGGACAATTTAGCCCTGGAGAAGTGGCATCTTTTATAGCATCATTTATGAGCGCCCAGAGGCCTAAGGTAAAATTATCTGCCTGAACGATTTTTAAGGCCTCACcaactttctcccaggttctgcaatctactgtttcttttttcttgaacCATGGGCAATAGCTATCTATCTTACCTAAAAAAATTCTTACTAATTGTACTTCAAGCCTTACTCCTCTGGCCTGAAACAACTGAAAACTCAGGGCAACCGCTTGATCCATAActttaaacccttccttcttcctcctgaaaCAGCTTCCTAAAAAGCTGCAGATGACCGCCTGATTCCATTTCTAGTTCCGATTAACACGCTGCTGACCAAAGCAGAACCAGCGTTGGGTTAGCACCAATTCAAGCTTAGCTCGTATCCTACCGCACCCTCAGCAACAccttacaaaactgaaattttaagctagtgctagcatgtgtacctgttcGTTGCTCCGGTGCCCAAAAGGAAGATCCTTTGCCTTTCCTGTGGAGCTCTACACCAACAGCGTTTTCTCAGCGCccttctgccattcttcaggcCCCACGTTGGGAGCCAAATGTTGTGTTCGGCCAGCCGATCatagcctgggttctagcctggaaaggcattttggaaacctggaagagaagaggggctaggcggcaagagaaagaaatgcagctaagacaggcattctgatcaaagctcaattttacttgttctgacactcagttatgaaggaagggagaggggacccgattcccaccaaataatcttggggtccagtagcagggtaagcacgtgtgtggctccaaacagcaaagcggcacagtccagcagtgggcgtggcagaatgaatgagcaggaagctccacccctgagcaagcaggtttcagtctgggggaggggagactacaatgtcctttgccttacagaagcttttcagtttcaagaggtcctATTCAATCACTGGTcactggtgttctgttaaggaaatttccccctgtgccaatgcatttgagtgtatttctcactttttcttcctttaagtttagtatatctggttttatgttcaggtccttgatccacttgtacttgatcTTTGTGCACAGTAATAAATAAgaatcaatttacattcttctgtATGCAGACCatcagttagaccaacaccatttcttaaagatgcttttttcccccactgcatggtttttgcttctttgtcaaaaatcaagtgtctgtaggtgtgcaagtttatttttgcatctttgattctatttcattgatcaaccagtctgtttctgtaccaatgccatgtagtttttatcactattgctctgtagtacagcttgcgTTCAGGAATGGTGATTACCCCAGAAATTctttgatggatcacagggcccccagtggaagagctagagaaagtaccccaggagctgaaggtgtctgcaaccctataggtggaacaacaatatgaactaaccagtacccccagagcctgtgtctctagtggcatatgtagcagaagatggcctagtcggccatcactgggaagagaggccccttggtcttgcaaactttatatgccccagtacaggggaatgtcagggccaagaaatgggagtgagtgagtaggggagcagggcggggggaggtcgtataggggactttcaggatagcatttgaaatgtaaatgaagaaaatatctaataaaaaattgaaaaaaattctttggactatcctgggatttttgtttttccatatgaagttgagaattgttctttcggTGCTTGTAAATTATTGTGATAGAAtgttgatgggaattacattgaatgtgtagcttggttttggtaagatggccattttcagtatgacaatcctactgatccatgagcatggaagatcttgccatcttctgaggttttcttggatttctttcttcagggactagaacttcttgtcatacaaatcattcacttgcttggtttGAGTTACAATGagatcatttatattttttgtggctattgtgaagggtgttgtttcctaatTGTATTCTCAggccatttatcatttgtataaaggagggctactgatttctttgagtgaAATTTATATCCATTCACttggctgaagttgtttatcagccaTAGggattctctggtagaattttggggggggggtcatttatgtatactatcatatcatctgcaaataatcaactctttgactttttcctttccaagttttatgcccttgatctccttttgttgtcttattgctttaacCAGATATATGAATACTgtgttgaatagatatggagaacaTGAACAGCTTTGTATTGTGtgtgattttagtgggattgcatcaagtttctcaccatttaatttgatgctggCTGTTGTCTTGCTGAatattgctattattatgtttatgtatgtgccatgaactcctgatctcGCCAAGACATTTACTATGAAAGagtgttagatttttgtcaaagcctttttcagcatctaatgaaatgttcatgtgactttttttcctttgagtttgttaataTAATGGGTTACATTGATgggtttttgtatattgaaccattcctacacccctgggataaagcctacttggattgtggtgaatgatgctTTTGTTGTGCTCTTGGattgaatttttaagaattttattgagtatttttatgtcactattcataagtgaaattgctccaaagttctatttctttgttgggtctttgtgttgtttggGTATCaaagtaactgtggcttcatagtaGGTAGtactctttctgtttctattctgtgaaatagtttgaggagtattggtattagctcttgttttctctgtttttaactgattgatttcagccctgattttgattattccctgccttctacttctcttcATTGTGTTTGCTGCTTTTTTCAGGTGttcttttaaattgctggtatgagaactttctaatttctttatatagCATTTAGTGCAATGACGTTTCCTCTTAGCAAAGTtcttattgtgtcccataaatttgagtatgtcatgactttttttctcattaaattctagaaagtctttaatttctttatttcatccctaacccagagatcattgagtagagagttattcagttttcatgagtGTGTAGCCTTTCTGGTGTTCCTATTGTTGGAGTTCAGCTTTAAtctatggtggtctgataagatacaaggcacTATTTCACTTTCTTGTATCTTTGGAGGCTTGCTTTGAGACTGACGATATGGTCAAATTTCATGGGAATGAATGTattatgaggtgctgagaggtGTTTAGGTGTTTAGGTTTTGTGTTTAGGTAAAATGTTCTGAAGATATTTGTTAAGTCTGTGTGATTCATAAcaagttatttttgttatttctatggtttttttttgttgttgtttggatgACTTGGcaattggtgagaatggggtgttaaACTGTCCCATTATAAATGTTTGGGGTTTAATGTGTCATTTAAGCTTtagcagtgtttcttttatgaatgtgactaCCCTCGTGTTTatgacatagatgttcagaatagagatatcatcttggtacatttttcctttgatgagtaaaaAGTGACCTATCCTGTCTCTTTTGACTAATT
It contains:
- the LOC110287585 gene encoding LOW QUALITY PROTEIN: endogenous retrovirus group K member 10 Gag polyprotein-like (The sequence of the model RefSeq protein was modified relative to this genomic sequence to represent the inferred CDS: inserted 1 base in 1 codon; substituted 1 base at 1 genomic stop codon), with amino-acid sequence MDQAVALSFQLFQARGVRLEVQLVRIFLGKIDSYCPWFKKKETVDCRTWEKVGEALKIVQADNFTLGLWALINDAIKDATSPGLNCPQVELVVSQEECLSERASSEKDLLNSKIDRCGNSDDKLIFNKNYSDRGAAHYFNENWFSCESPVPPIVPTSGGATHRDTRLNKLEFEIKLQRLTNELWELKKMSEAEKSNSSIVHQVPLERTVSXACGKGQNMSNTLAFPVVEVVDQQDTRARRYQTLDFKLIKELKAAVMQYGPSAPFTQALLDTVVESHLTPLDWKTLSKATLSGGDFLLWDSKWRDASKKTAASNAQAGNSNWDSNMLLGEGPYERQTNQIDFPITVHAQIMTAARHTWRRLPVKGNIXESFASIRQSSDEPYQDFVDRLLISASIILGSSDTESSIVMQLAYENANTMCQAAIQPHKGQTDLARYVRLCTDIRPSCEISQETHAQAMFSRKFFAN